The following are encoded together in the Tursiops truncatus isolate mTurTru1 chromosome 10, mTurTru1.mat.Y, whole genome shotgun sequence genome:
- the SSUH2 gene encoding protein SSUH2 homolog isoform X2, whose protein sequence is MDLSFEAESPLAPPAELLERLPSCDCLLQGDRCCRSWNPGCQIFFPPSEAPGRPREQRCWSSFLEHRVPVVTEEVAREALLSFVDSKCCYGSAAAGDLVILELKQQVLRRYRLETFSESRISEWTFQPFTNHSVDGPQRGTSPRLWDIKVQVPPMFQEDTRKFQVPHSSLVKECHKCHGHGRYKCSSCHGAGTVRCPSCSRAKRRARPARRCQMCSGSGRQRCSTCSGRGNKTCATCKGEKKLLHFLQLVIVWKNSLFEFVSEHQLACPGDLLAKARGETLFKDENTMVYPIVDFPLREISLASQRGIAEHSAALASRARVLQQMNKRRPRERKWEVTQTASWEVRALTLSPPPPATVSLPLPPLPPAPPSVGSPLLNILSRPVPHFPQGPQDHHLPREDLGSFPKEGIFLQVGGSDPGPSTPPPSGVGVPTSESGTGEQLVHKNLGFGHRAWPTVRPEKALLGLRSHFALWVAPVVFRNKSVPKPMTWVSQQESVSAPRRQGIPFTAP, encoded by the exons ATGGACCTCAGCTTCGAGGCCGAGAGTCCTCTGGCGCCCCCGGCTGAACTCCTGGAGAGGCTGCCCAGCTGTGACTGCCTTCTTCAAGGGGACA GATGCTGCCGGTCTTGGAACCCAGGATGCCAGATATTCTTCCCACCTTCGGAGGCCCCGGGGAGGCCCCGGGAACAAAGGTGCTGGTCTTCGTTTCTGGAGCACAG AGTCCCCGTGGTGACAGAGGAGGTGGCCCGGGAAGCCCTCCTCAGCTTCGTGGACTCCAAGTGCTGCTACGGCAGTGCGGCCGCCGGTGACCTCGTCATCCTGGAGCTGAAGCAGCAGGTCCTGCGCAGG TATCGACTAGAAACCTTCAGTGAATCCAGGATAAGTGAATGGACTTTTCAGCCCTTTACCA ACCACTCCGTGGATGGACCACAAAGAGGGACCTCCCCCAGGCTTTGGGACATCAAGGTCCAGGTTCCCCCGATGTTTCAGGAAGATACCAGGAAGTTCCAAGTCCCTCACTCATCATTGGTCAAG GAATGCCACAAATGCCACGGGCATGGGCGCTACAAGTGCAGCAGCTGCCACGGGGCCGGCACG GTGCGGTGCCCCTCATGCAGCCGGGCCAAGCGCAGAGCCAGGCCCGCCCGGCGGTGTCAGATGTGCTCGGGGTCCGGCAGGCAGAG ATGCAGCACATGCTCAGGGAGGGGGAACAAGACCTGTGCCACCTGCAAGGGCGAGAAGAAACTGCTGCACTTCCTCCAGCTGGTCATCGTGTG GAAGAACAGCCTGTTTGAGTTTGTGTCTGAGCACCAGCTGGCCTGCCCTGGGGACCTGCTTGCTAAAGCCAGAGGAGAGACGCTCTTTAAGGATGAAAACACGATG GTGTACCCCATCGTGGACTTCCCCCTGCGGGAAATCTCTCTGGCCTCCCAGCGGGGTATCGCCGAGCACAGCGCTGCGCTGGCCTCccgagcccgcgtgctgcagcaG atgaacaaacggaggcccagagagaggaagtgggaggTCACGCAGACGGCTTCATGGGAAGTGCGTGCCCTGACCCTGAGTCCCCCGCCTCCTGCTACAGTGTCACTCCCTCTGCCACCCCTCCCACCCGCACCTCCCAGCGTAGGGAGCCCTCTGCTCAACATCCTCTCCCGGCCTGTTCCCCACTTTCCCCAGGGGCCTCAGGACCATCATCTCCCACGAGAGGACTTGGGCTCTTTTCCCAAGGAGGGGATCTTCCTGCAAGTAGGAGGGTCTGACCCTGGGCCAAGCACACCACCTCCCTCCGGGGTTGGGGTCCCCACATCCGAGTCTGGGACAGGCGAGCAGCTTGTGCACAAGAACTTAGGGTTTGGGCACCGAGCCTGGCCCACGGTACGTCCCGAGAAAGCTTTGCTGGGGCTGAGGAGTCACTTTGCTCTGTGGGTTGCACCCGTAGTTTTCCGTAACAAATCAGTGCCAAAGCCAATGACCTGGGTGTCTCAGCAGGAGTCAGTGTCAGCTCCGAGGCGGCAGGGCATCCCGTTCACTGCCCCGTGA
- the SSUH2 gene encoding protein SSUH2 homolog isoform X1: MDRDLSDGDSVMDLSFEAESPLAPPAELLERLPSCDCLLQGDRCCRSWNPGCQIFFPPSEAPGRPREQRCWSSFLEHRVPVVTEEVAREALLSFVDSKCCYGSAAAGDLVILELKQQVLRRYRLETFSESRISEWTFQPFTNHSVDGPQRGTSPRLWDIKVQVPPMFQEDTRKFQVPHSSLVKECHKCHGHGRYKCSSCHGAGTVRCPSCSRAKRRARPARRCQMCSGSGRQRCSTCSGRGNKTCATCKGEKKLLHFLQLVIVWKNSLFEFVSEHQLACPGDLLAKARGETLFKDENTMVYPIVDFPLREISLASQRGIAEHSAALASRARVLQQMNKRRPRERKWEVTQTASWEVRALTLSPPPPATVSLPLPPLPPAPPSVGSPLLNILSRPVPHFPQGPQDHHLPREDLGSFPKEGIFLQVGGSDPGPSTPPPSGVGVPTSESGTGEQLVHKNLGFGHRAWPTVRPEKALLGLRSHFALWVAPVVFRNKSVPKPMTWVSQQESVSAPRRQGIPFTAP, from the exons GTGTGATGGACCTCAGCTTCGAGGCCGAGAGTCCTCTGGCGCCCCCGGCTGAACTCCTGGAGAGGCTGCCCAGCTGTGACTGCCTTCTTCAAGGGGACA GATGCTGCCGGTCTTGGAACCCAGGATGCCAGATATTCTTCCCACCTTCGGAGGCCCCGGGGAGGCCCCGGGAACAAAGGTGCTGGTCTTCGTTTCTGGAGCACAG AGTCCCCGTGGTGACAGAGGAGGTGGCCCGGGAAGCCCTCCTCAGCTTCGTGGACTCCAAGTGCTGCTACGGCAGTGCGGCCGCCGGTGACCTCGTCATCCTGGAGCTGAAGCAGCAGGTCCTGCGCAGG TATCGACTAGAAACCTTCAGTGAATCCAGGATAAGTGAATGGACTTTTCAGCCCTTTACCA ACCACTCCGTGGATGGACCACAAAGAGGGACCTCCCCCAGGCTTTGGGACATCAAGGTCCAGGTTCCCCCGATGTTTCAGGAAGATACCAGGAAGTTCCAAGTCCCTCACTCATCATTGGTCAAG GAATGCCACAAATGCCACGGGCATGGGCGCTACAAGTGCAGCAGCTGCCACGGGGCCGGCACG GTGCGGTGCCCCTCATGCAGCCGGGCCAAGCGCAGAGCCAGGCCCGCCCGGCGGTGTCAGATGTGCTCGGGGTCCGGCAGGCAGAG ATGCAGCACATGCTCAGGGAGGGGGAACAAGACCTGTGCCACCTGCAAGGGCGAGAAGAAACTGCTGCACTTCCTCCAGCTGGTCATCGTGTG GAAGAACAGCCTGTTTGAGTTTGTGTCTGAGCACCAGCTGGCCTGCCCTGGGGACCTGCTTGCTAAAGCCAGAGGAGAGACGCTCTTTAAGGATGAAAACACGATG GTGTACCCCATCGTGGACTTCCCCCTGCGGGAAATCTCTCTGGCCTCCCAGCGGGGTATCGCCGAGCACAGCGCTGCGCTGGCCTCccgagcccgcgtgctgcagcaG atgaacaaacggaggcccagagagaggaagtgggaggTCACGCAGACGGCTTCATGGGAAGTGCGTGCCCTGACCCTGAGTCCCCCGCCTCCTGCTACAGTGTCACTCCCTCTGCCACCCCTCCCACCCGCACCTCCCAGCGTAGGGAGCCCTCTGCTCAACATCCTCTCCCGGCCTGTTCCCCACTTTCCCCAGGGGCCTCAGGACCATCATCTCCCACGAGAGGACTTGGGCTCTTTTCCCAAGGAGGGGATCTTCCTGCAAGTAGGAGGGTCTGACCCTGGGCCAAGCACACCACCTCCCTCCGGGGTTGGGGTCCCCACATCCGAGTCTGGGACAGGCGAGCAGCTTGTGCACAAGAACTTAGGGTTTGGGCACCGAGCCTGGCCCACGGTACGTCCCGAGAAAGCTTTGCTGGGGCTGAGGAGTCACTTTGCTCTGTGGGTTGCACCCGTAGTTTTCCGTAACAAATCAGTGCCAAAGCCAATGACCTGGGTGTCTCAGCAGGAGTCAGTGTCAGCTCCGAGGCGGCAGGGCATCCCGTTCACTGCCCCGTGA
- the SSUH2 gene encoding protein SSUH2 homolog isoform X8, whose amino-acid sequence MDRDLSDGDSVMDLSFEAESPLAPPAELLERLPSCDCLLQGDRCCRSWNPGCQIFFPPSEAPGRPREQRCWSSFLEHRVPVVTEEVAREALLSFVDSKCCYGSAAAGDLVILELKQQVLRRYRLETFSESRISEWTFQPFTNHSVDGPQRGTSPRLWDIKVQVPPMFQEDTRKFQVPHSSLVKALWKPSHKWSSSHHGLNCYTSTWDADIMGVGLVKSGAAGTWKTRPRRAFTLRNATNATGMGATSAAAATGPARCGAPHAAGPSAEPGPPGGVRCARGPAGRDAAHAQGGGTRPVPPARARRNCCTSSSWSSCGRTACLSLCLSTSWPALGTCLLKPEERRSLRMKTRWCTPSWTSPCGKSLWPPSGVSPSTALRWPPEPACCSR is encoded by the exons GTGTGATGGACCTCAGCTTCGAGGCCGAGAGTCCTCTGGCGCCCCCGGCTGAACTCCTGGAGAGGCTGCCCAGCTGTGACTGCCTTCTTCAAGGGGACA GATGCTGCCGGTCTTGGAACCCAGGATGCCAGATATTCTTCCCACCTTCGGAGGCCCCGGGGAGGCCCCGGGAACAAAGGTGCTGGTCTTCGTTTCTGGAGCACAG AGTCCCCGTGGTGACAGAGGAGGTGGCCCGGGAAGCCCTCCTCAGCTTCGTGGACTCCAAGTGCTGCTACGGCAGTGCGGCCGCCGGTGACCTCGTCATCCTGGAGCTGAAGCAGCAGGTCCTGCGCAGG TATCGACTAGAAACCTTCAGTGAATCCAGGATAAGTGAATGGACTTTTCAGCCCTTTACCA ACCACTCCGTGGATGGACCACAAAGAGGGACCTCCCCCAGGCTTTGGGACATCAAGGTCCAGGTTCCCCCGATGTTTCAGGAAGATACCAGGAAGTTCCAAGTCCCTCACTCATCATTGGTCAAG GCCCTTTGGAAGCCTAGTCACAAATGGTCGTCTTCCCACCATGGCCTGAATTGTTATACCTCGACCTGGGATGCTGACATCATGGGGGTGGGGTTGGTGAAATCAGGAGCTGCTGGTACTTGGAAAACCAGACCAAGGAGAGCGTTCACTCTCAGGAATGCCACAAATGCCACGGGCATGGGCGCTACAAGTGCAGCAGCTGCCACGGGGCCGGCACG GTGCGGTGCCCCTCATGCAGCCGGGCCAAGCGCAGAGCCAGGCCCGCCCGGCGGTGTCAGATGTGCTCGGGGTCCGGCAGGCAGAG ATGCAGCACATGCTCAGGGAGGGGGAACAAGACCTGTGCCACCTGCAAGGGCGAGAAGAAACTGCTGCACTTCCTCCAGCTGGTCATCGTGTG GAAGAACAGCCTGTTTGAGTTTGTGTCTGAGCACCAGCTGGCCTGCCCTGGGGACCTGCTTGCTAAAGCCAGAGGAGAGACGCTCTTTAAGGATGAAAACACGATG GTGTACCCCATCGTGGACTTCCCCCTGCGGGAAATCTCTCTGGCCTCCCAGCGGGGTATCGCCGAGCACAGCGCTGCGCTGGCCTCccgagcccgcgtgctgcagcaG atga